The following proteins come from a genomic window of Neptunomonas concharum:
- a CDS encoding integration host factor subunit beta, producing MTKSELIEHLIDRHPELSVKDVELAVKAMLDHMTEALSNGDRIEIRGFGSFSLHYRAPRIGRNPKTGDSVTLSAKYVPHFKPGKDLREQVNESINKGY from the coding sequence ATGACGAAATCAGAACTAATAGAGCATCTGATCGACCGGCATCCTGAACTTTCTGTCAAAGATGTCGAACTGGCCGTTAAGGCTATGTTGGATCATATGACCGAAGCCTTATCGAATGGGGATCGTATCGAAATTCGGGGGTTTGGTAGTTTTTCTCTGCATTATCGTGCGCCAAGAATTGGCCGAAACCCTAAAACGGGAGATTCGGTTACCTTGTCGGCAAAGTATGTGCCCCACTTCAAGCCGGGTAAAGATTTAAGAGAGCAAGTGAATGAGAGTATCAATAAAGGGTACTGA
- the cmk gene encoding (d)CMP kinase: protein MSHSNRSVSVITVDGPSGSGKGTVCRLLAEALGWNLLDSGALYRLTALAASHHGVAMDNEEALVVLAAHLDVQFNVNEGEEDVQIILEGEEVTQAIRSESVGNDASVVAALGAVRKALLERQRAFAEVPGLIADGRDMGTVVFPEAALKVYLDASVEERARRRYNQLINKGLDASLETILADLQARDARDKNRSVAPLKPADDAVILDSTIMTIEEVLDAILEEARHRGLR, encoded by the coding sequence ATGTCTCATAGCAATAGAAGTGTTTCCGTTATTACTGTAGATGGACCGAGTGGATCGGGTAAAGGAACTGTCTGCAGGTTATTGGCTGAAGCATTGGGATGGAACCTGCTTGATAGTGGCGCTCTATATCGTTTGACAGCATTAGCCGCCAGCCATCACGGTGTTGCGATGGATAATGAAGAAGCGCTGGTGGTTTTGGCTGCACACTTAGATGTACAGTTCAATGTCAATGAGGGTGAAGAGGATGTACAAATCATCCTCGAAGGAGAGGAAGTCACTCAGGCGATTCGTTCGGAATCGGTGGGCAATGATGCCTCTGTCGTAGCCGCACTAGGGGCAGTACGCAAGGCGCTTTTAGAAAGACAAAGAGCGTTTGCCGAAGTTCCAGGATTGATCGCGGATGGCCGAGATATGGGTACCGTCGTCTTTCCAGAAGCGGCCCTGAAAGTTTATTTAGATGCTAGTGTCGAAGAGCGTGCGCGTCGAAGATATAACCAGTTGATAAATAAGGGGCTCGATGCTAGCCTTGAAACTATATTGGCGGACTTGCAAGCTCGCGATGCACGTGATAAGAACAGGAGTGTAGCGCCTCTCAAGCCCGCAGACGATGCTGTCATACTGGATTCAACCATTATGACAATTGAAGAAGTGCTGGATGCAATCCTAGAGGAAGCGCGCCACAGGGGATTGCGCTAA
- the rpsA gene encoding 30S ribosomal protein S1, whose translation MSESFADLFEESLQELNMAPGSIVTGTVVGIENDFVIVNAGLKSEGVIPLEQFRDDNGELTVSIGDEVKVSLESVEDGYGSTQLSREKAKRAEAWIVLESAFENGEIIKGEITGKVRGGFTVNLGTVQAFLPGSLLDIRPLRDSAHLEGKELEFKLVKLDPKRNNIVVSRRAVLEELNSADRDKLLETLDEGVVLKGIVKNITDYGAFIDLGGIDGLLHITDIAWKRVKHPSEVLTVGDEIDVKVLKYDRERTRVSLGIKQLMADPWEATVGKFQVGDKTTARVTNLTEYGCFAQISEGIEGLVHVSEMDWTNKNVHPSKVVQIGQEIEVMLLDIDLERRRISLGMKQCVQNPWDAFAAKHHKGDKLTGKIKSITDFGVFVGLEGNIDGLVHLSDLSWDLPGEEAVKAFNKGDQVETVILSIDVERERIALSIKQLNSDPFSEYVSANGKGTIVKGEVTSVDSKQAAVMLAEGVEATLRVADFARERTDDLSTKLSVGDSVEAVITQVDSKNRSILLSIKQMELQQEKAALQSVKQQTVEASGPTTIGDLIKQQMSKKDS comes from the coding sequence ATGAGCGAAAGTTTTGCTGATCTCTTCGAAGAGAGTCTGCAAGAGTTGAATATGGCACCCGGCTCTATCGTTACAGGGACGGTTGTTGGAATTGAAAATGATTTTGTCATTGTCAATGCAGGACTCAAGTCAGAAGGTGTTATTCCGCTGGAACAGTTTAGGGATGACAATGGCGAGTTAACCGTCTCGATTGGAGATGAGGTCAAAGTATCGCTAGAAAGTGTAGAAGATGGTTACGGCTCTACACAGCTCTCACGAGAAAAAGCGAAACGCGCAGAAGCTTGGATTGTTCTCGAGTCCGCATTTGAAAACGGTGAAATCATTAAAGGCGAGATCACCGGTAAGGTTCGTGGCGGCTTTACTGTGAATTTAGGAACCGTACAGGCATTTTTGCCTGGTTCGTTGCTGGATATTCGTCCGCTACGGGATAGCGCTCACCTCGAAGGTAAAGAGCTGGAGTTTAAATTAGTTAAACTTGATCCAAAGCGGAACAACATTGTTGTTTCTCGTCGAGCAGTACTTGAAGAACTTAACAGTGCTGATCGTGACAAGCTGCTGGAAACACTGGATGAAGGCGTTGTTCTCAAAGGTATCGTGAAAAATATCACTGACTATGGTGCCTTTATTGATCTTGGTGGCATTGATGGCCTACTGCATATCACTGATATTGCTTGGAAGCGCGTTAAACACCCAAGCGAAGTGTTGACAGTTGGTGATGAAATTGACGTTAAAGTACTCAAATATGACCGTGAGCGTACGCGTGTATCTTTAGGCATCAAGCAGTTGATGGCTGATCCTTGGGAGGCGACAGTCGGTAAATTCCAAGTGGGTGACAAAACCACAGCTCGGGTGACTAACCTTACGGAATATGGCTGTTTTGCCCAAATCTCAGAAGGCATTGAAGGGCTTGTACACGTTTCTGAAATGGACTGGACGAACAAAAATGTTCATCCGTCTAAAGTCGTCCAGATTGGCCAAGAAATTGAAGTAATGCTCTTGGATATTGATCTTGAACGCCGTCGCATTTCCCTGGGTATGAAACAGTGCGTACAAAACCCATGGGACGCCTTTGCTGCCAAGCATCACAAAGGTGATAAATTAACAGGAAAAATAAAGTCGATTACTGACTTTGGTGTCTTTGTCGGCCTTGAAGGTAACATAGATGGCTTGGTCCATTTATCTGACCTGTCATGGGATCTTCCTGGCGAGGAGGCTGTAAAAGCCTTTAATAAAGGGGATCAGGTAGAAACGGTTATACTGTCCATTGATGTGGAACGTGAACGTATCGCCTTGAGTATCAAACAACTGAATAGTGATCCTTTTAGTGAATATGTCTCTGCCAACGGTAAAGGTACTATTGTAAAAGGTGAAGTAACGTCAGTAGACAGTAAACAGGCCGCTGTTATGCTCGCTGAAGGCGTCGAAGCAACGTTGCGCGTGGCTGATTTTGCACGCGAACGGACGGATGATCTTTCAACGAAATTGAGCGTAGGCGATTCTGTTGAAGCTGTTATCACACAGGTTGATAGTAAAAATCGCAGTATTTTGTTGTCTATTAAACAGATGGAATTACAACAAGAGAAAGCAGCGCTGCAATCTGTGAAACAGCAAACCGTTGAAGCTTCAGGTCCGACAACGATTGGTGACCTGATCAAGCAACAGATGAGCAAAAAGGACTCCTGA
- the pheA gene encoding prephenate dehydratase: MTEQEQALKVLRDQIDSIDQQIHRLLNERAKCAQQVAEVKQKYQGEQDAVFYRPEREAQVLRRVMERNEGPLPDKEVARLFREIMSVCLALEKPMRVAFLGPEGTFTQQAALKHFGHSADSAPMNTLDQVFREVEAGAAHYGVVPIENSTEGMATHTLDLFKRFNLRICGELELPIHHHLLVKDSAEPVIKRIYAHQESFAQCRSWLEAHYPDVEHCFVNSNGEGAKRASEDPQSAAIAGEMAVELYQLDVLERNIEDQPDNSTRFLILSNQEVGPSGDDKTSILMCARDKPGALYSLLEPFHRHGISLTRIETRPAGQGGWSYMFYIDFEGHADEPAVQKVLEELESSSVELKLLGSYPKAVL, from the coding sequence ATGACCGAGCAAGAACAGGCGCTTAAGGTACTTCGAGACCAAATTGACAGCATTGATCAGCAAATACATCGGCTCCTGAATGAGCGCGCTAAATGTGCGCAACAGGTAGCCGAAGTCAAACAGAAGTATCAGGGTGAACAAGATGCGGTATTTTATCGCCCTGAACGAGAAGCGCAGGTGCTGCGGCGAGTCATGGAACGCAATGAGGGGCCGCTCCCTGATAAAGAGGTAGCCCGTTTATTCCGCGAAATTATGTCGGTCTGTTTAGCGCTAGAAAAACCCATGCGTGTTGCTTTTTTGGGCCCTGAAGGAACCTTTACTCAGCAAGCAGCGCTGAAACACTTCGGTCACTCAGCCGATAGCGCCCCCATGAACACACTGGATCAGGTGTTTCGTGAGGTCGAAGCTGGGGCTGCTCATTACGGCGTTGTCCCGATTGAAAACTCGACTGAAGGGATGGCAACCCATACGCTCGACCTATTTAAGCGCTTTAACTTACGTATTTGTGGTGAGTTAGAATTGCCTATTCATCACCACTTACTTGTTAAAGATAGTGCAGAGCCTGTCATTAAGCGTATTTATGCGCATCAAGAGTCCTTTGCCCAGTGTCGTAGTTGGCTTGAAGCGCATTACCCGGATGTAGAACATTGCTTTGTTAATTCTAATGGCGAAGGCGCTAAGAGAGCATCTGAAGACCCGCAAAGCGCAGCGATAGCTGGCGAGATGGCAGTGGAGCTTTATCAGCTGGATGTATTAGAGCGGAATATTGAAGATCAACCGGATAACAGTACACGCTTTCTAATTTTGAGTAATCAGGAAGTTGGCCCAAGTGGCGATGATAAAACATCGATTTTGATGTGTGCTCGCGATAAACCCGGCGCTCTTTATAGCTTACTCGAACCTTTTCATCGACATGGCATTAGTTTGACACGTATAGAGACGCGTCCAGCAGGCCAGGGCGGGTGGAGTTATATGTTTTACATTGACTTTGAGGGCCATGCGGACGAGCCTGCTGTTCAAAAGGTATTAGAAGAGTTGGAATCCAGTTCGGTTGAGCTTAAGTTATTGGGGTCATACCCTAAAGCGGTACTATAA
- the gyrA gene encoding DNA gyrase subunit A encodes MGDLAKEILPVNIEDEMKQSYLDYAMSVIVGRALPDVRDGLKPVHRRVLFAMSELNNDWNKPYKKSARVVGDVIGKYHPHGDSAVYDTIVRMAQDFSMRYTLVDGQGNFGSVDGDSAAAMRYTEIRMDKISHELLADLDKETVDYVPNYDGTEQIPDVLPTRVPNLLVNGSSGIAVGMATNIPPHNLREVISGCLALIETPTLSVDELMEFIPGPDFPTGAIINGRAGILMAYRTGRGRIYIRSKYHVEEDGKGRAAIIVTEIPYQLNKARLIEKIAELVKEKKLEGISELRDESDKDGMRIVIELRRGEVPDVIANNLFAQTQMEGVFGINVVALVDGQPKILNLKELLENFIRHRREVVTRRTVYELRKARERGHVLEGLAIALANIDPVIEMIKQSATPADAKERLIATAWAPGSVVDMLERAGENACRPDDLDPQFGMREGKYYLSPVQAQAILDLRLHRLTGLEHEKLIAEYQDLLVKIAELLEILGSYTRLMEVIRGELEAISEEYGDDRRTEIIASRQDLTVADLITEEDMVVTISHGGYAKTQPLSDYQSQRRGGKGKSVTAVKDEDFVEHLLIASTHDTILCFTNKGKVYWLKVYEIPQASRAARGRPIVNILPLDEGERISTILPVNEYSEDRYVFMATSNGIVKKTSLANFSRPRTSGLIAVDLLDDDALIGAAITEGADDILLVTSIGKVARFHEGDVRPMGRTARGVKGVTLKAGARVISLIIPAEGGKVLTASERGYGKQTPVEEFPCKGRGNQGVIGMQCTERNGNLAGAVQVFDGDDVMLISDQGTMVRTRTSEISVLGRNTQGVTLIRVAGDENLVSLARIEEPEEDEHDDELLTEQPENASDSE; translated from the coding sequence ATGGGTGATTTAGCCAAAGAGATTTTGCCGGTCAATATTGAAGATGAGATGAAACAGTCTTATCTCGATTATGCCATGAGTGTCATCGTTGGTCGTGCATTGCCGGATGTGCGAGATGGTTTAAAGCCGGTTCATCGCCGAGTTTTATTTGCGATGAGCGAACTCAATAACGATTGGAATAAGCCATATAAGAAATCGGCGCGTGTGGTGGGTGATGTAATAGGTAAATACCACCCTCACGGAGATAGCGCGGTTTACGATACGATTGTTCGTATGGCGCAGGATTTTTCGATGCGTTATACCTTGGTGGATGGCCAAGGTAACTTTGGTTCGGTAGACGGCGACTCCGCTGCGGCGATGCGTTATACCGAAATCCGCATGGATAAAATCTCCCATGAATTATTGGCAGATTTAGATAAAGAAACGGTTGATTACGTACCTAACTATGATGGTACGGAACAGATTCCTGATGTCCTGCCGACCCGAGTGCCTAACCTGCTGGTAAACGGCTCCTCAGGGATTGCTGTCGGTATGGCAACGAATATTCCGCCTCACAACCTGCGCGAAGTGATCAGTGGCTGTCTTGCCTTGATTGAAACTCCGACGCTGTCTGTTGATGAGTTGATGGAGTTTATTCCAGGGCCTGACTTCCCGACCGGCGCGATCATTAATGGTCGCGCGGGTATCTTGATGGCCTATCGCACCGGCCGCGGACGTATCTATATCCGCTCCAAGTACCATGTAGAAGAGGATGGGAAAGGCCGCGCTGCTATCATCGTTACTGAAATTCCTTACCAGCTTAATAAGGCGCGCTTAATTGAGAAGATCGCGGAGCTGGTTAAAGAGAAGAAGCTCGAAGGGATCAGTGAGCTGCGTGATGAATCTGATAAAGATGGTATGCGTATCGTCATTGAGCTACGCCGTGGCGAAGTTCCTGATGTAATTGCCAACAATCTATTTGCTCAAACGCAAATGGAAGGCGTTTTTGGTATTAACGTTGTTGCGTTGGTAGATGGTCAGCCCAAGATTCTTAACTTAAAAGAGTTGCTTGAAAACTTCATTCGTCACCGTCGCGAAGTAGTAACGCGCCGTACCGTTTATGAGTTACGTAAAGCGCGTGAGCGAGGCCATGTACTTGAAGGCCTAGCGATTGCCTTAGCGAATATTGACCCTGTCATTGAAATGATCAAGCAGTCGGCAACACCAGCGGATGCAAAAGAGCGCCTGATTGCTACAGCGTGGGCTCCAGGTTCGGTTGTCGATATGCTGGAGCGTGCAGGTGAAAATGCGTGTCGTCCTGATGATCTGGATCCTCAGTTTGGTATGCGTGAAGGTAAATATTACTTATCACCTGTGCAGGCTCAAGCGATCCTTGATCTACGTTTGCATCGTCTGACCGGGTTAGAGCATGAAAAGTTAATCGCTGAATATCAGGACCTACTGGTTAAGATTGCAGAGTTGTTAGAAATTCTGGGTTCTTACACGCGACTGATGGAAGTGATTCGAGGTGAGCTGGAAGCGATTTCCGAAGAGTATGGTGATGATCGACGTACTGAGATTATCGCATCTCGCCAAGATCTCACGGTTGCCGATTTGATTACCGAAGAGGATATGGTGGTTACCATCTCCCACGGTGGATATGCCAAGACGCAACCTCTGTCTGATTACCAATCGCAGCGTCGTGGTGGTAAAGGCAAATCTGTGACCGCCGTTAAGGATGAAGACTTTGTCGAGCATCTATTAATTGCCAGCACACACGACACGATTCTCTGCTTTACCAATAAAGGTAAAGTTTACTGGTTGAAGGTTTACGAAATACCGCAGGCAAGTCGAGCCGCTCGTGGCCGCCCGATTGTGAATATCTTGCCTTTGGATGAAGGAGAGAGAATCTCCACCATACTTCCAGTCAATGAGTACAGTGAAGACCGTTATGTTTTCATGGCTACCTCTAACGGTATTGTGAAGAAAACATCGTTGGCAAACTTCTCTCGACCAAGAACCAGCGGGTTGATTGCTGTTGATTTGTTGGATGATGACGCATTGATCGGTGCTGCGATCACGGAAGGTGCGGATGATATACTTCTGGTAACGAGCATAGGCAAAGTCGCACGTTTCCATGAAGGCGATGTACGTCCAATGGGACGAACTGCGCGAGGGGTTAAGGGCGTTACATTGAAGGCTGGCGCGCGAGTAATCTCCCTGATTATTCCTGCTGAAGGCGGTAAAGTGTTAACGGCTTCTGAACGTGGCTACGGAAAACAAACGCCGGTTGAAGAGTTCCCTTGTAAAGGGCGAGGCAACCAAGGTGTTATCGGTATGCAATGTACAGAACGTAACGGCAACCTTGCCGGGGCGGTGCAGGTATTCGATGGTGATGATGTCATGCTGATCAGTGATCAGGGCACCATGGTTCGTACCCGTACATCCGAAATATCGGTACTTGGGCGAAATACTCAGGGTGTAACCTTGATTCGTGTAGCTGGAGATGAAAATCTGGTTAGTTTAGCGCGTATTGAGGAGCCTGAAGAGGATGAGCATGACGATGAGCTGCTGACAGAGCAGCCGGAAAATGCTTCCGATTCAGAATAA
- a CDS encoding lipopolysaccharide assembly protein LapA domain-containing protein has translation MRWLKMFILLLLSVVILMVGIMFAIHNTDKVAIDLVFVQLPQASLSLWLIAAFVIGGICGFLLSTIAVVALKTQLMSSRRKIQTTSKELDQLRTAALKDAV, from the coding sequence GTGCGCTGGTTAAAAATGTTTATTTTACTGTTGCTATCAGTTGTCATACTGATGGTCGGCATTATGTTTGCGATACATAATACCGATAAAGTGGCGATTGATTTAGTTTTCGTACAACTACCTCAGGCTAGTTTATCGTTATGGCTAATTGCTGCATTTGTTATCGGTGGGATATGTGGATTCTTGCTCAGTACAATAGCGGTTGTAGCGCTTAAAACTCAGCTTATGAGTAGCCGCCGCAAGATTCAAACAACGAGTAAAGAACTTGATCAATTAAGGACAGCCGCGCTGAAAGACGCCGTTTAA
- a CDS encoding bifunctional prephenate dehydrogenase/3-phosphoshikimate 1-carboxyvinyltransferase has product MSFSVNRVLVIGLGLIGGSLAKALKNKRFGYIQAYDRDSEELQQGVDLGVIDEACSSLEDGVKTADIIVLAVPVKATEAVLKAIQPHLRENTIITDVGSTKGNVISAAKSVFGQVPPTFIPGHPIAGSEKSGVAAADEQLFYKHKVIITPLESSDPIATQTVARMWQFTGAEVLQMGVSRHDEVLAATSHLPHILAFSLVDTLAKEQDSTEIFRYAAGGFRDFTRIAASDPTMWHDVCLANKAEILNQIDNFSQGLAQLREAIENENTPAMLGVFTRAKAAREHFSKMLSGTAYSQKHHTGRVTFHVRSGGIVNGHIRVPGDKSISHRAVMLGAIADGVTHINGFLESEDSLATVQAFRDMGVVIEGPHVGRVKIYGVGLHGLCAPPGPLYVGNSATSMRLLCGLLAAQSFDSCLVGDASLSKRPMDRIAIPLRNMGAEIVTSEGGVPPINIKGKRRLSAINYEMPLASAQVKSGLLLAALYAKGESVIVEPAVTRDHTERMMAQFGITLQQTGSRIQVQPPQRLLNRQIDIPADISSAAFFILAGVITPDSDITIERVGVNPSRAGILEILSLMGADISLENPTELCGEPVADIRVRYAPLQGITIPEHLVSISMDEFPAIFIAAASASGKTKIHGIGELRYKESDRIEAMMEGLQRMGIEISVDNDNVEITGGRFSGGRIQSYEDHRIAMAFAIAGTQASSEVVIEACNQIATSFPEFLEVAQKAGLRIHKEETNVS; this is encoded by the coding sequence GTGAGTTTTTCTGTGAATCGTGTTCTAGTGATTGGCCTTGGGCTAATAGGTGGCTCCCTAGCAAAAGCGCTTAAAAATAAACGGTTTGGCTATATACAGGCCTACGATCGCGATTCGGAAGAGTTGCAACAAGGTGTTGATTTAGGCGTTATTGATGAGGCGTGCTCCTCTCTGGAGGACGGGGTTAAAACTGCTGATATTATCGTGCTGGCAGTACCTGTCAAAGCGACGGAGGCTGTCTTAAAAGCGATCCAGCCTCACTTGCGTGAAAATACTATTATTACCGATGTGGGTAGCACTAAAGGCAACGTCATTTCGGCTGCTAAGTCTGTATTTGGGCAGGTACCGCCGACGTTTATTCCAGGGCACCCTATTGCAGGCTCTGAAAAGAGTGGTGTTGCAGCGGCTGATGAGCAGCTCTTTTATAAGCACAAGGTAATTATTACACCTTTAGAAAGTTCTGACCCCATCGCCACGCAAACCGTTGCCAGAATGTGGCAATTCACCGGTGCAGAAGTGTTACAAATGGGAGTGAGCCGCCACGATGAAGTGTTGGCTGCAACTAGCCATCTTCCCCACATATTAGCCTTTTCATTGGTGGATACGCTGGCAAAAGAGCAGGACAGCACTGAGATATTCCGTTATGCAGCAGGCGGCTTTCGGGACTTTACGCGTATTGCAGCGTCAGACCCTACCATGTGGCACGATGTTTGTTTAGCTAACAAAGCTGAAATCCTCAATCAAATCGATAACTTCTCTCAAGGTCTTGCGCAGTTGAGGGAAGCGATTGAAAATGAAAATACACCCGCGATGCTCGGAGTGTTTACGCGCGCTAAAGCGGCGAGAGAGCACTTTAGTAAAATGCTATCGGGTACTGCCTATTCACAAAAACATCACACAGGTCGCGTAACCTTCCATGTCCGCTCCGGTGGGATAGTGAATGGGCATATACGCGTGCCCGGTGATAAGTCTATTTCACATCGAGCGGTCATGCTGGGTGCAATAGCGGATGGGGTTACCCATATCAATGGATTTCTCGAAAGTGAAGATAGCCTGGCAACCGTTCAAGCTTTTCGCGACATGGGTGTTGTCATTGAGGGACCTCATGTTGGGCGGGTGAAAATTTATGGTGTTGGGCTTCACGGTTTATGCGCGCCACCTGGCCCGCTCTATGTAGGTAATTCCGCAACCAGTATGCGTTTATTATGTGGTCTGTTAGCGGCACAGTCTTTCGATAGTTGTTTGGTCGGCGATGCGTCACTCTCGAAAAGGCCAATGGATCGGATTGCGATACCTTTGCGCAATATGGGCGCTGAAATTGTAACCTCCGAAGGAGGCGTGCCGCCCATCAACATCAAAGGAAAGCGTCGTTTGAGCGCTATTAACTACGAGATGCCTCTTGCGAGTGCCCAAGTGAAATCGGGCCTATTACTTGCCGCTTTATATGCAAAAGGTGAAAGTGTGATTGTGGAACCTGCGGTAACACGGGACCATACAGAAAGAATGATGGCACAGTTTGGTATTACGCTTCAGCAGACAGGTAGTCGCATTCAGGTTCAACCGCCACAACGCTTGCTTAACCGGCAGATTGATATTCCCGCAGATATCTCTTCGGCTGCTTTTTTTATTCTGGCAGGTGTGATCACACCGGATTCTGATATCACCATCGAACGTGTCGGCGTTAACCCTAGCCGAGCAGGTATTCTAGAGATTTTAAGCCTAATGGGGGCTGATATATCTCTTGAAAACCCAACTGAACTCTGTGGTGAGCCAGTTGCAGATATTAGGGTGCGGTATGCCCCTCTTCAGGGTATTACTATCCCTGAGCATCTAGTTTCAATCTCCATGGATGAGTTTCCTGCCATCTTTATTGCTGCAGCCTCCGCTTCAGGTAAAACGAAAATTCATGGTATTGGGGAACTAAGGTACAAAGAAAGTGATCGTATCGAGGCAATGATGGAAGGCCTGCAACGAATGGGGATCGAGATTTCAGTCGATAACGACAATGTTGAAATCACGGGAGGAAGGTTCTCAGGTGGTCGCATTCAGAGTTATGAAGATCATAGAATCGCTATGGCATTTGCAATTGCAGGTACGCAAGCTAGTAGTGAAGTAGTGATTGAGGCTTGTAATCAGATAGCAACGTCATTTCCCGAGTTTTTGGAAGTTGCTCAGAAAGCAGGATTGCGCATACATAAGGAGGAGACGAATGTCTCATAG
- the serC gene encoding 3-phosphoserine/phosphohydroxythreonine transaminase, giving the protein MSRKFNFSAGPAALPEEVLAQARDEMLDWHGTGLSIMEMSHRSDEYVSVAQQAEQDLRDLMAIPNNYKVLFLQGGATSQFSMVPLNLLRGKTSADFINTGVWSKKAIAEAKRYCNVNIAASTEANNFSSAPTQQELTLSSEAAYVHYTPNETIGGVEFDYVPETNGVPLVADMSSNILSRPIDVSKFGLIYAGAQKNIGPAGLTVVIVRDDLLGETLPGTPTMFDYAVHAAADSMNNTPPTFGWYLAGLIFQWLKRQGGVEAISAMNQRKAEKLYAAIDASEFYANPVAIANRSWMNIPFTLADAALDKVFIQEADQAGLLNLQGHRSVGGMRASIYNAVPEAAVDALTEFMAHFEKTRG; this is encoded by the coding sequence ATGAGCCGTAAGTTTAATTTCAGTGCTGGGCCGGCTGCATTGCCGGAAGAGGTTTTAGCTCAAGCAAGAGATGAAATGCTTGATTGGCATGGCACGGGCCTTTCCATCATGGAAATGAGTCATCGTAGTGATGAGTATGTCTCGGTAGCCCAGCAGGCAGAGCAGGACCTGCGGGATCTGATGGCAATCCCAAACAATTACAAAGTATTGTTTCTGCAAGGTGGCGCTACGAGTCAGTTCTCGATGGTTCCCCTAAATTTGTTACGCGGGAAAACATCTGCCGATTTCATCAATACGGGCGTTTGGTCAAAAAAAGCCATTGCTGAAGCGAAGCGTTACTGCAACGTAAATATTGCAGCTTCAACTGAAGCGAATAACTTTAGTTCAGCCCCTACTCAGCAAGAACTCACACTCAGTAGTGAGGCCGCTTACGTACATTACACGCCTAATGAAACCATTGGTGGTGTTGAGTTTGATTACGTACCCGAAACGAATGGCGTCCCGCTGGTTGCGGATATGTCTTCTAATATCTTGTCGCGCCCTATAGATGTATCGAAGTTCGGCTTGATCTATGCTGGTGCGCAGAAAAACATTGGCCCTGCAGGCCTGACGGTCGTTATTGTTCGTGATGATCTACTTGGCGAGACCTTACCCGGTACGCCGACGATGTTTGATTATGCCGTACATGCTGCAGCTGACTCGATGAATAACACACCACCAACCTTTGGTTGGTATCTGGCGGGGTTGATTTTTCAATGGCTCAAGCGCCAAGGAGGCGTTGAAGCTATCTCAGCTATGAACCAGCGTAAAGCTGAGAAATTGTATGCGGCAATTGATGCCAGTGAGTTTTACGCAAACCCTGTTGCGATAGCCAATCGTTCTTGGATGAATATACCCTTTACACTGGCAGATGCTGCTTTGGATAAGGTATTTATTCAAGAGGCGGATCAGGCAGGCTTGCTTAACCTGCAAGGGCATCGCTCGGTAGGTGGAATGCGTGCCAGTATCTACAATGCTGTGCCAGAGGCAGCAGTTGATGCGCTGACCGAGTTTATGGCGCACTTTGAGAAGACTCGCGGTTAG